In the Natronobacterium texcoconense genome, one interval contains:
- a CDS encoding class I SAM-dependent methyltransferase, producing the protein MDSTETRREWARRSGEYSPEYYAYYGPDETSETIRRILEQFVGRDASVLELGCSSGRHLSHLYDDGFDDLAGIEINDDAFDVMAEHYPDLASEGTFYADAIEDVLEEFDDGRFDAIYSVETLQHVHPDAEWVFAELSRVTDELLVTVENEGAETESTDGDVEYVDEDVPLYYRDWNRVFTDEGLDEVVVESSKRDTVRAFRS; encoded by the coding sequence GTGGATTCTACCGAGACCCGTCGCGAGTGGGCACGACGTTCCGGCGAGTATTCTCCGGAGTACTACGCGTACTACGGGCCCGACGAGACGAGTGAGACGATCAGACGCATTCTCGAGCAGTTCGTCGGGCGAGACGCTTCCGTCCTGGAACTGGGCTGTAGTTCGGGTCGGCACCTCTCCCATCTCTACGACGACGGGTTCGACGACCTGGCGGGTATCGAGATCAACGACGACGCGTTCGATGTCATGGCGGAGCACTATCCAGACCTCGCAAGCGAAGGGACGTTCTACGCCGATGCGATCGAAGACGTCCTCGAGGAGTTCGACGACGGTCGGTTCGACGCAATTTACTCGGTGGAGACGCTCCAGCACGTCCATCCGGATGCCGAGTGGGTCTTCGCGGAACTGTCCCGGGTTACGGACGAACTCCTCGTTACGGTCGAGAACGAAGGGGCAGAAACGGAGTCGACCGACGGCGACGTAGAGTACGTCGACGAGGACGTCCCCCTCTACTACCGTGACTGGAACCGCGTCTTCACCGACGAGGGGTTAGACGAGGTCGTCGTCGAATCGAGCAAACGTGATACCGTTCGTGCGTTCCGTTCGTAG
- a CDS encoding FAD-dependent oxidoreductase, which translates to MSGKYDLVIVGGGISGASLLYTTAKFTDVDSIALVEKESEIAAINSHCTNNSQTLHFGDIETNYTLEKAEEVKEGAELLAGYLENYDSDQEMHDKRSKMVLGVGEEEVEKLEKRYEEEGFGDLFPKLEAIGREEIADLEPKVVEGRDSDTEMLALQTPDGYVVDYGEVAKSLVERAKEEEGVDVYTGTEVTDITETTDGYTLSTDDGPFDCDVTVVAAGSHSLQIAKELGYGEGKVLLPVAGSFFLADNFLNGKVYTLQMKKLPFAAVHGDADVHDGSITRFGPTAKLVPTLERGRLSTVRDFFDVFGLNAASFISYANILADRILLPYVLKNLVYDLPKVGPRAFLPHVQKVVPTATLEDIDRAEGYGGVRPQIVDTKNRSLDMGEAKIVGDDIIFNITPSPGASTCLKNAMQDTHTLLDFFDEEYEFDESAFREDTIDNFPREGAADDTDEKTVDDVPAADD; encoded by the coding sequence ATGTCTGGTAAGTACGACCTCGTTATCGTCGGTGGGGGAATCAGTGGTGCATCCCTGCTGTACACGACCGCGAAGTTCACTGACGTCGACTCGATCGCGCTGGTCGAGAAGGAATCGGAGATCGCAGCGATCAACTCACACTGCACGAACAACTCCCAGACGCTTCACTTCGGGGACATCGAGACCAACTACACCCTCGAGAAAGCCGAGGAGGTAAAGGAGGGTGCAGAACTGCTGGCGGGATATCTCGAGAACTACGATTCCGACCAGGAGATGCACGACAAGCGCAGCAAGATGGTCCTCGGCGTCGGCGAGGAGGAAGTCGAGAAACTCGAGAAGCGATACGAGGAGGAGGGCTTTGGCGACCTCTTCCCGAAACTCGAGGCGATCGGCCGCGAAGAGATCGCCGACCTCGAGCCGAAGGTCGTCGAGGGACGAGATTCGGACACGGAGATGCTCGCGCTCCAGACGCCAGACGGCTACGTCGTCGACTACGGCGAGGTGGCGAAGTCGCTGGTCGAGCGCGCAAAAGAAGAAGAGGGCGTCGACGTCTACACCGGCACGGAAGTCACGGACATCACGGAGACGACCGACGGCTACACGCTCTCGACGGACGACGGGCCGTTCGACTGTGACGTCACCGTTGTCGCGGCCGGTTCACACAGCCTCCAGATCGCGAAGGAACTCGGCTACGGCGAGGGGAAGGTTCTGCTGCCCGTCGCCGGGAGTTTCTTCCTCGCCGACAACTTCCTGAACGGGAAGGTGTACACCCTCCAGATGAAGAAACTCCCGTTCGCCGCGGTTCACGGCGACGCCGACGTCCACGACGGGAGCATCACTCGGTTTGGACCGACCGCAAAACTCGTCCCGACGCTCGAGCGCGGCCGTCTCTCGACCGTCCGGGACTTCTTCGACGTCTTCGGACTGAACGCTGCGTCGTTCATTAGCTACGCCAACATCCTCGCAGACCGAATTCTCCTGCCGTACGTGCTCAAGAACCTCGTCTACGACCTGCCCAAGGTCGGACCGCGAGCCTTCCTCCCGCACGTCCAGAAGGTCGTCCCGACCGCGACGCTTGAGGACATCGACCGCGCGGAGGGGTACGGCGGCGTCCGCCCACAGATCGTCGACACGAAGAACCGCTCGCTCGACATGGGCGAGGCGAAAATCGTCGGCGACGACATCATCTTCAACATCACGCCGTCGCCGGGTGCCTCGACGTGTCTCAAGAACGCCATGCAGGACACGCACACGCTGCTGGACTTCTTCGACGAGGAATACGAGTTCGACGAGTCGGCGTTCCGCGAAGACACGATCGACAACTTCCCGCGCGAGGGCGCGGCAGACGACACGGACGAGAAGACCGTCGACGACGTCCCTGCCGCGGACGACTGA
- a CDS encoding 6-pyruvoyl trahydropterin synthase family protein yields the protein MYGVSVSRSFVAQHYLTVPDPGPEGDLHSHHFTVEATFRGPELGEYGYLVNIDAVVEALEGVVAEFRDETLNELPAFEGVNPSAERFASVFGDRLLDRLNPEAATVLEIRLREDDVATVSHERYL from the coding sequence ATGTACGGCGTCTCCGTCTCGCGGTCGTTCGTCGCCCAGCACTACCTGACGGTGCCGGACCCCGGTCCCGAGGGAGACCTCCACTCTCATCACTTTACCGTCGAAGCGACGTTTCGCGGCCCGGAACTCGGTGAGTACGGCTATCTCGTAAACATCGACGCCGTCGTCGAAGCACTCGAGGGCGTCGTCGCCGAGTTTCGCGACGAGACGCTCAACGAGTTGCCGGCGTTCGAAGGCGTGAATCCGAGCGCCGAACGGTTCGCGAGCGTGTTCGGCGACCGGTTGCTGGATCGATTGAATCCGGAGGCGGCGACCGTCCTCGAGATTCGGCTCCGGGAGGACGACGTCGCCACCGTAAGTCACGAACGATATCTCTGA
- a CDS encoding glycosyltransferase family 4 protein, producing the protein MHVGLVVYGGLEKTSGGFRYDRRLVSALRDRGDTVDVIAIPWRRYSRGLLDGLSRSIRSRLDRSVDVLVQDELCHPSLWWHNRRLTRPDAVVALVHHLRSDDPTERFASLYRPVERRYLESVDATITTSEFTRTRASRLTPAVASKPNLVATPGGRVESPAVSPDRVTDRADEGPLRIAFVGNLVPRKDPKTLLSAVARAGRNWDVTVVGSHDAEPDYATAVRKYATERGLEDRVTFTGEVDDSTLVAVLADSHVCCVPSRYEAFGMVYLEAMEYGVVPVASAVGGAREFVDHGHDGFLLTPGNDERLASLLAILDDDRDRLVELGRNALETAERYPGWEETMGKVRAFLRSQSASLNGQ; encoded by the coding sequence ATGCACGTCGGACTGGTCGTCTACGGCGGACTCGAGAAAACCTCGGGTGGCTTCCGGTACGACCGACGGCTCGTCTCGGCGCTTCGAGACCGCGGAGACACGGTCGACGTGATCGCGATTCCGTGGCGTCGGTACTCGAGAGGCCTCCTCGATGGTCTCTCCCGGTCGATTCGCTCGAGGCTCGATCGGTCCGTCGACGTCCTCGTCCAGGACGAACTCTGTCACCCGTCGCTGTGGTGGCACAACCGTCGGCTCACGCGCCCCGACGCCGTCGTCGCGCTCGTCCACCACCTCCGGTCGGACGATCCGACCGAGCGATTCGCTTCCCTCTATCGTCCGGTCGAGCGGCGCTACCTCGAGTCGGTCGACGCGACGATCACGACCAGCGAGTTCACGCGGACGCGCGCGAGCAGACTGACGCCCGCAGTCGCCTCGAAACCGAACCTGGTCGCGACGCCCGGCGGCCGGGTCGAATCGCCGGCAGTGTCGCCGGACCGGGTCACGGATCGGGCCGACGAGGGGCCGCTTCGGATCGCGTTCGTCGGCAATTTGGTGCCCAGAAAGGATCCGAAGACGCTGTTGTCGGCAGTCGCACGCGCGGGCCGGAACTGGGATGTGACCGTCGTCGGGAGCCACGACGCGGAACCCGACTACGCCACAGCTGTCCGCAAATACGCAACCGAACGCGGCCTCGAGGACCGGGTGACGTTCACCGGCGAGGTCGACGACTCGACCCTCGTGGCCGTCCTCGCCGACAGCCACGTCTGCTGTGTCCCCTCGCGGTACGAGGCGTTCGGGATGGTGTACCTCGAGGCGATGGAGTACGGCGTCGTCCCGGTCGCGAGCGCCGTCGGTGGAGCACGCGAGTTCGTCGATCACGGCCACGACGGATTCCTCCTGACACCGGGTAACGACGAACGACTGGCGTCTTTGCTCGCGATACTCGACGACGACCGCGACCGACTGGTCGAACTCGGTCGAAACGCACTCGAGACGGCCGAACGCTATCCGGGCTGGGAAGAGACGATGGGGAAGGTGCGGGCGTTTCTCCGTTCGCAGTCGGCGTCGTTAAACGGTCAGTAA
- a CDS encoding class I SAM-dependent methyltransferase: MTRTDSKERYLAAKRTVDDRALDRAVLEELEPLLESSSSVVEIGAGIGTMLQRLAEWDLLPDRLTYTLVDVDADAIGTVRKRLPAWAREQGYTVASERPIRLERDGQVVTIETVVADATVYLETADPDLLIGAAVLDLFEPGETEALFDRIPDGCHCYFPITFDGGTTFQPTVFPAFDDHVVERYHEDMHRREEPGDPHAGRHLLARAATDHTLRAAGASDWVVCADGAEYPADEGYFLHYIVDTVSRALADDPAVDDDRLETWTERRHEQIERGELVYVAHQLDVLLTV; this comes from the coding sequence ATGACCCGAACCGACTCGAAGGAGCGATACCTGGCCGCGAAACGAACCGTCGACGACCGCGCACTCGATCGAGCCGTCCTCGAAGAACTCGAACCCCTCCTCGAGTCGTCGTCGTCCGTCGTCGAGATCGGTGCCGGAATCGGGACGATGCTCCAGCGACTCGCCGAGTGGGACCTGCTCCCGGATCGGCTCACGTACACGCTGGTCGACGTCGACGCCGACGCGATCGGGACCGTCAGGAAACGGCTCCCGGCGTGGGCGAGAGAACAGGGGTACACAGTGGCGAGTGAGCGGCCGATCCGCCTCGAGCGCGACGGACAGGTCGTGACGATCGAGACGGTCGTCGCCGACGCGACGGTCTACCTCGAGACCGCCGATCCGGACCTGTTGATTGGCGCGGCCGTGCTCGATCTCTTCGAGCCAGGCGAAACCGAGGCGCTTTTCGACCGGATTCCGGACGGCTGTCACTGCTACTTCCCGATCACCTTCGACGGCGGGACGACGTTCCAGCCGACGGTCTTCCCGGCGTTCGACGACCACGTCGTCGAGCGCTACCACGAGGACATGCACCGCCGCGAGGAGCCCGGTGACCCCCACGCCGGCCGCCACCTGCTCGCTCGAGCGGCGACGGACCACACGTTGCGTGCGGCGGGTGCGTCCGACTGGGTGGTCTGTGCCGACGGAGCCGAGTACCCGGCCGACGAGGGGTACTTCCTCCACTACATCGTCGACACCGTCTCGAGGGCACTCGCGGACGATCCAGCCGTGGACGACGACCGCCTGGAGACGTGGACTGAACGTCGCCACGAACAGATAGAGCGAGGCGAACTCGTCTACGTCGCCCACCAGCTGGACGTGTTACTGACCGTTTAA
- a CDS encoding winged helix-turn-helix domain-containing protein yields MDDEPPNWDFKDRDIAILCELSNDPQLSSRELTDVLEEQYDIDVSHVTVSESIRRMRDEGVFREAIIPNEEYYIFALFEFKFNAENFADGWRDAMNHIKSDKHTLFYFLSDGEYQWKTVMMFRTREQISQWIHEFYKEYGDVIENVRNSAVHNVLKFETDPEIYEDLREETDLE; encoded by the coding sequence ATGGACGACGAGCCGCCGAACTGGGACTTCAAGGATCGCGACATCGCGATCCTCTGTGAGCTATCGAACGATCCACAGCTCTCTTCGCGGGAGTTGACGGACGTCCTCGAGGAGCAGTACGACATCGACGTCTCTCACGTCACGGTAAGCGAGTCGATTCGCCGGATGCGCGACGAGGGCGTCTTCCGGGAGGCGATCATCCCCAACGAGGAGTACTACATCTTCGCGCTGTTCGAGTTCAAGTTCAACGCCGAGAACTTCGCCGACGGCTGGCGCGACGCGATGAACCACATCAAATCGGACAAACACACCCTCTTTTACTTCCTCTCGGACGGCGAGTACCAGTGGAAGACCGTGATGATGTTCCGAACTCGCGAGCAGATCTCACAATGGATCCACGAGTTCTACAAGGAGTACGGCGACGTCATCGAGAACGTACGCAACTCCGCCGTCCACAACGTCCTCAAGTTCGAGACCGATCCCGAGATCTACGAGGACCTGCGCGAGGAGACCGATCTCGAGTGA
- a CDS encoding ABC transporter substrate-binding protein, with protein sequence MDNDSNTHGAESTDGRTGVDRRRFLAAGTGAVATSVAGCLDLSGEAGAGGEVTIGVLAPLGQDQGVGAENAAEMAVDEINDDGGIDGADVELVVVDTLSDPGETQDETERLIEVENADLLVGTFSSEATQGALETIGEYGIPFIITGSAAPSLVTDFVADDYEQYKSVFRSGPINSNLQAEAMGDYAEYLEERHGWEEFAFLADNAAWTEPFAENLPDILEDRGYEVVHEDRLQPGLDDWSSVIGDLQNAAPDAVFRFFAHNIATELLGAWHQQELDFGIEGIHVASMTPDFFEVMEGAASFETTSQSGAAGATAITEHTQDFVERYQEEYDEPALPMYMGFNTYDAIHVYHEAVERAGTTNWESDLDDIVDAMLETEYTGTAGTVEFYGPDSDYPHDLQETRDEDDVISNFPVTQWTPEGEIECVYPEAHRTADHQAPPWMG encoded by the coding sequence ATGGATAACGATAGTAACACACACGGGGCGGAATCGACCGATGGACGAACCGGTGTCGACCGACGTCGCTTCCTTGCGGCGGGGACTGGTGCGGTGGCGACCTCCGTCGCCGGCTGTCTCGACCTGAGCGGCGAGGCCGGCGCAGGCGGCGAGGTCACGATCGGCGTCCTGGCACCGCTGGGACAGGACCAGGGCGTCGGTGCCGAAAACGCCGCAGAGATGGCCGTCGACGAGATCAACGACGACGGCGGCATCGACGGAGCCGACGTCGAACTCGTCGTCGTCGACACGCTGAGCGATCCCGGCGAAACCCAGGACGAGACCGAGCGGCTGATCGAGGTCGAAAACGCCGACCTGCTCGTCGGAACGTTCTCGAGCGAGGCGACCCAGGGTGCCCTCGAGACGATCGGTGAGTACGGAATCCCGTTTATCATCACCGGGTCGGCGGCACCGTCGCTGGTCACCGACTTCGTCGCCGACGACTACGAACAGTACAAGAGCGTCTTCCGGTCGGGTCCGATCAACTCGAACCTGCAGGCCGAAGCGATGGGCGACTACGCCGAGTACCTCGAGGAACGTCACGGCTGGGAGGAGTTCGCGTTCCTCGCGGACAACGCGGCGTGGACGGAACCGTTCGCCGAGAACCTGCCGGACATCCTCGAGGATCGAGGGTACGAGGTCGTCCACGAGGATCGACTCCAGCCGGGACTCGACGACTGGAGTTCGGTGATCGGCGATCTCCAGAACGCGGCTCCCGACGCAGTCTTCCGATTTTTCGCCCACAACATCGCGACCGAACTGCTCGGTGCCTGGCACCAGCAGGAACTCGACTTCGGCATCGAGGGGATCCACGTCGCCTCGATGACGCCGGACTTCTTCGAGGTCATGGAGGGTGCCGCGAGTTTCGAGACGACGTCCCAGTCCGGTGCCGCCGGTGCCACAGCCATCACCGAGCATACCCAGGACTTCGTCGAGCGTTATCAGGAGGAGTACGACGAACCGGCGCTGCCGATGTACATGGGGTTCAACACGTACGACGCCATCCACGTCTACCACGAGGCCGTCGAACGGGCGGGGACGACCAACTGGGAGAGCGACCTCGACGACATCGTCGACGCGATGCTCGAGACCGAGTACACCGGCACCGCGGGCACCGTCGAGTTCTACGGTCCCGACAGCGACTATCCACACGACCTTCAGGAGACCCGTGACGAGGACGACGTCATCTCGAACTTCCCGGTCACCCAGTGGACTCCCGAAGGCGAAATCGAGTGTGTCTACCCCGAAGCGCATCGCACGGCCGACCACCAGGCGCCGCCGTGGATGGGATAA
- a CDS encoding branched-chain amino acid ABC transporter permease: MLDAFLTVLVTGAIISALYALIAIGFTMIFGVGGVLNLAHGALIMAGSYLFLFVQRDVYLEAVAVNSLVALPATVLGIAVASYLLYVLLVRYIEENVVITFLATVVVATAFTEIMIWGIGQTPERFTIITSDPSLGPLTLPGSGVSVLGTFVSYTELAAFAVSWIAIGLLWYYVTKTDSGRAILATSMSERGAQLTGVDVHKVRARTWFIAGALAAVAGVFLVGTDTYALTPLMWLDPLALAFIIVVIGGIGSIKGSILAAYLIGYLETLVVYGPEFGLPVLDLLGSSFRGIFALIVLVVVLLVLPEGIYGREFVHE, encoded by the coding sequence ATGCTCGATGCGTTCCTCACAGTGCTGGTCACCGGGGCGATCATCAGCGCCCTCTACGCGCTGATCGCCATCGGCTTCACGATGATCTTCGGCGTCGGTGGCGTGTTGAACCTCGCCCACGGCGCGTTGATCATGGCCGGCAGCTACCTGTTCCTGTTCGTCCAGCGCGACGTCTACCTCGAGGCCGTCGCGGTCAACTCCCTCGTGGCCCTGCCAGCGACGGTACTCGGCATCGCCGTCGCCTCCTACCTGCTGTACGTGTTGCTCGTCAGGTACATCGAGGAGAACGTCGTCATCACGTTCCTGGCGACGGTCGTCGTCGCGACCGCGTTCACCGAAATAATGATCTGGGGTATCGGACAGACGCCCGAACGGTTCACGATCATCACGTCGGATCCGAGCCTCGGCCCGCTCACGCTGCCCGGAAGCGGCGTCTCGGTGCTCGGAACGTTCGTCTCCTACACGGAACTGGCGGCGTTTGCCGTCTCGTGGATCGCGATCGGGCTTCTCTGGTACTACGTGACGAAAACGGACAGTGGCCGAGCGATTCTCGCGACGTCGATGAGCGAACGCGGCGCCCAGCTTACCGGCGTCGACGTCCACAAGGTGCGGGCACGGACGTGGTTCATCGCCGGCGCGCTGGCAGCCGTCGCCGGCGTCTTCCTCGTCGGCACCGACACGTACGCGCTGACGCCGCTGATGTGGCTCGACCCGCTTGCACTTGCGTTCATCATCGTCGTCATCGGCGGCATCGGCTCGATCAAGGGCTCGATCCTCGCGGCGTACCTGATCGGCTACCTCGAGACCCTCGTCGTGTACGGCCCCGAATTCGGGCTCCCGGTGCTCGACCTGCTGGGCTCGAGTTTCCGGGGGATCTTCGCCCTGATCGTGCTCGTCGTCGTCCTGCTGGTGTTACCGGAAGGCATCTACGGGAGGGAGTTCGTCCATGAGTGA
- a CDS encoding branched-chain amino acid ABC transporter permease — protein MSDSTQQLGGTVQQSIVDPIGRGLTRVLAPIDRTFDPIADRFNRRFGAYVGTMTGLQLFMLLSTLVVLLAAPLWTPYLVGNYMRTLTLAAIWAIFAMGWDFQSGYTGYISFGHSVLSGAAAYATALLVTHVDPGLGLWVTIPVSILAAVVVGLVIGLPSLRLHGPYFSLITFVAVLLFYRLTYAFPGLLGGETGFSGVEMWYTGADPVARYYVMLLPMLAIAVVLTVIARSNVGMILVAIRENEAAVSAAGLDPTKFKLWSFGISSFVMGVGGVMLAHFYGNVDPMTFIVVDNSIEIIAMAVIGGMSSILGALGGAFLFIVLRDEILHGLGHVRWVVLWLLVLTVLVLARDGLFRILWHVVGAIGGDRE, from the coding sequence ATGAGTGATTCGACACAGCAACTCGGCGGAACGGTACAGCAGTCGATCGTCGATCCGATCGGCCGGGGACTCACGCGGGTCCTCGCACCGATCGACCGGACGTTCGACCCGATTGCGGATCGGTTCAACCGCCGCTTCGGGGCGTACGTCGGGACGATGACCGGCCTCCAGCTGTTCATGTTGCTTTCGACGCTGGTCGTCCTGCTCGCGGCGCCGCTGTGGACGCCGTACCTGGTCGGCAACTACATGCGTACACTGACGCTTGCTGCTATCTGGGCCATCTTCGCGATGGGCTGGGACTTCCAGAGCGGCTACACGGGCTACATCAGTTTCGGTCACTCCGTACTGTCCGGTGCGGCCGCGTACGCGACCGCGCTGCTCGTAACTCACGTCGACCCCGGGCTCGGACTCTGGGTGACGATCCCGGTCTCGATCCTCGCAGCGGTCGTCGTGGGACTCGTGATCGGCCTGCCGTCGCTGCGGCTTCACGGGCCGTACTTCTCGCTGATCACGTTCGTCGCCGTCCTGCTGTTCTATCGGCTGACCTACGCGTTCCCGGGACTGCTGGGCGGCGAGACCGGATTCAGCGGCGTCGAGATGTGGTACACCGGAGCCGACCCGGTCGCCCGATACTACGTCATGCTGCTCCCGATGCTAGCCATCGCGGTCGTACTGACCGTCATCGCGCGGTCGAACGTCGGGATGATCCTCGTAGCAATCCGCGAGAACGAGGCCGCTGTCTCGGCCGCGGGGCTCGACCCCACCAAGTTCAAGCTCTGGTCGTTCGGCATCAGCTCGTTCGTGATGGGCGTCGGCGGCGTCATGCTCGCTCACTTCTACGGCAACGTCGACCCGATGACGTTCATCGTCGTCGACAACAGCATCGAGATCATCGCGATGGCGGTGATCGGCGGCATGAGTTCAATCCTCGGCGCGTTAGGCGGTGCATTCCTCTTCATCGTGTTGCGCGACGAGATCCTGCACGGACTCGGACACGTCCGCTGGGTAGTGCTGTGGCTGCTGGTACTTACCGTGCTGGTACTCGCTCGAGACGGGCTGTTCCGAATCCTCTGGCACGTCGTTGGTGCCATCGGAGGTGATCGAGAGTGA
- a CDS encoding ABC transporter ATP-binding protein has translation MTILEVDSLTKRFGGLVAVDDVSFSIDRGEIVGLIGPNGSGKTTVFNCIMSIYDVTDGAIRFDGEEITDAKTHEIVNRGVARVSQESNPIDRYPVAGNIKLFTLPNSVRSFYGGADEQEIYAYAERVGLGDKLEEQPDELPHADVRRLEIAKALATEPDVLLLDEPFAGMNQAEIATLSKQIEAMREEGITMIVVDHNMSGLMQLVDRTVVLHNGSKLAAGLPEEIVEDDSVQEAYLAGEGI, from the coding sequence GTGACGATCCTCGAGGTAGACAGCCTGACCAAACGCTTCGGCGGCCTCGTCGCCGTCGACGACGTCTCGTTTTCGATCGACCGCGGCGAGATCGTCGGGCTGATCGGCCCCAACGGATCGGGCAAGACGACGGTGTTCAACTGCATTATGAGTATCTACGACGTAACCGACGGTGCGATCCGGTTCGACGGCGAGGAGATCACGGACGCGAAGACCCACGAGATCGTCAACCGTGGAGTCGCCCGCGTCTCCCAGGAGTCGAACCCGATCGATCGCTACCCCGTCGCGGGCAACATCAAACTGTTCACGCTGCCCAACAGCGTCCGCTCGTTCTACGGCGGCGCCGACGAGCAGGAAATCTACGCCTACGCCGAGCGCGTCGGTCTCGGCGACAAACTCGAGGAACAGCCGGACGAACTCCCCCACGCGGACGTCCGACGTCTCGAGATTGCGAAGGCGCTGGCGACCGAACCCGACGTGCTCTTGCTCGACGAACCGTTCGCGGGGATGAATCAGGCCGAAATCGCGACCCTCTCGAAACAGATCGAAGCGATGCGCGAGGAGGGGATCACCATGATCGTGGTCGATCACAACATGAGCGGACTGATGCAACTGGTAGACCGAACCGTCGTCTTGCACAACGGGTCCAAACTGGCCGCGGGCCTGCCCGAGGAAATCGTCGAGGACGACTCCGTCCAGGAGGCGTACCTGGCCGGGGAGGGGATCTAG
- a CDS encoding ABC transporter ATP-binding protein: MSDDPLLEIEDVHVYYGKSHALKGVSETIHRGEIVGIIGPNGAGKTTLLNAIAGFVDYEGTIRFKGQDLQTMSSQEAVENGLIYCTEKRDLFPFFSVHENLLMGAQFRDDRAAVREDLEMVYDLFPRLDERRDQEAETMSGGEQQMLAIGRALMGDPDLLMLDEPTIGLAPVIIEDIDRAIERLHDEGLTIFLAEQNSTFALNHAERLSLLETGEVELAGSADEFQDDDYIREAYIGVH, from the coding sequence ATGAGCGACGATCCACTCCTCGAGATCGAAGACGTCCACGTCTACTACGGCAAGTCCCACGCCTTGAAGGGCGTCTCCGAGACGATCCATCGCGGCGAGATCGTCGGGATCATCGGCCCTAACGGTGCCGGCAAGACGACGCTGCTGAACGCGATCGCCGGCTTCGTCGACTACGAGGGAACGATCCGGTTCAAGGGCCAGGATCTCCAGACGATGTCCTCACAGGAGGCCGTCGAGAACGGCCTGATCTACTGTACCGAGAAACGCGATCTCTTCCCGTTTTTCTCGGTCCACGAGAACCTGCTGATGGGCGCACAGTTCCGCGACGACCGCGCGGCCGTCCGCGAGGACCTCGAGATGGTCTACGACCTGTTCCCGCGACTCGACGAGCGCCGTGATCAGGAGGCCGAGACGATGAGCGGCGGCGAACAGCAGATGCTCGCGATCGGCCGCGCGCTGATGGGTGACCCGGACCTCCTGATGCTCGACGAACCCACGATCGGACTGGCTCCGGTCATCATCGAGGACATCGACCGCGCGATCGAACGCCTCCACGACGAAGGGCTGACGATCTTCCTCGCGGAACAGAATTCGACGTTCGCGCTAAACCACGCCGAACGCCTCTCACTGCTCGAGACCGGCGAGGTCGAACTCGCGGGCAGCGCCGACGAGTTTCAGGACGACGACTACATCCGCGAGGCCTACATCGGCGTCCACTGA